From Salvelinus sp. IW2-2015 linkage group LG33, ASM291031v2, whole genome shotgun sequence, one genomic window encodes:
- the LOC111957984 gene encoding hyaluronan and proteoglycan link protein 1, protein MIALLCTALLSLTLASSVYSDTNSTASAPVYAAETELGDQNRVFASRGSNITLQCRLHRQHGTSFGRMGMRIKWTKLSADESLEEDVLVSMGFHKKSYGSFLGRVRLLEADDDDASLLINDVSLDDMGKFRCEVIDGMEDVIHEVTLEVQGSAGYSDGVVFPYSPRLGRYNLNFHDAEQACLDQDSVVASFDQLYEAWRSGLDWCNAGWLNDGSVQYPITNPRRACGGVNSGAGLRSYGQRDKSKSRYDVFCFTSAVNGRFYWLVQPDKLTFNEAAQACQDDGAEIAKVGQMYAAWKLNGYDRCDSGWLADGSVRYPISRPRRNCSPTEAAVRFVGFPDKKQKLFGVYCFKGQQ, encoded by the exons ATGATAGCTCTGCTTTGCACCGCTTTGCTTTCTCTGACCCTGGCCAGCAGTGTGTACAGTGATACCAACAGCACTGCTTCTGCACCAGTCTACGCAgcag AGACTGAACTTGGTGATCAGAACCGTGTGTTTGCCAGTCGCGGCTCCAACATCACTCTACAATGCCGGCTCCACCGCCAGCACGGGACGTCTTTCGGCCGCATGGGCATGAGGATCAAGTGGACCAAGCTGTCCGCGGATGAGTCACTGGAGGAAGATGTGCTGGTTTCCATGGGCTTCCACAAGAAGAGCTATGGCAGCTTCCTGGGCCGTGTCCGCCTGCTGGAGGCCGACGATGACGATGCCTCACTGCTCATCAACGACGTGTCCCTGGACGACATGGGAAAGTTCCGTTGTGAGGTCATTGATGGCATGGAGGATGTCATTCATGAGGTTACCTTGGAGGTGCAAGGTAGTGCAGGCTACAGCGATG GTGTGGTGTTCCCTTACTCCCCACGGCTGGGCCGATACAACCTCAACTTCCACGATGCTGAGCAGGCTTGCCTGGACCAGGACTCTGTGGTGGCCTCCTTCGACCAGCTCTACGAGGCCTGGAGGAGTGGCCTTGACTGGTGCAATGCCGGTTGGCTGAACGACGGCTCCGTGCAGTACCCCATAACCAACCCCAGACGGGCCTGTGGAGGAGTCAACTCCGGTGCGGGCCTGAGGAGCTACGGCCAGCGTGACAAGTCCAAGAGCCGTTACGATGTCTTCTGCTTCACCTCTGCCGTCAACG GCCGCTTCTACTGGCTGGTGCAGCCCGACAAGCTAACGTTCAACGAGGCTGCTCAGGCGTGCCAGGATGATGGAGCTGAGATCGCCAAGGTGGGCCAGATGTATGCTGCATGGAAGCTGAACGGCTATGACCGCTGCgattctggctggctggctgacggcagtGTCCGCTACCCCATCTCCAGACCCCGCAGGAACTGCAGCCCGACAGAGGCGGCTGTGCGCTTCGTGGGATTCCCCGACAAGAAGCAAAAGCTCTTTGGCGTCTACTGCTTCAAGGGCCAGCAGTGA